Proteins encoded together in one Marinobacter salsuginis window:
- a CDS encoding transporter substrate-binding domain-containing protein, whose translation MSTKWLKTVSASLALTVAAGTVSAETLRVVTDPSFVPFEMMDQETGEMIGFDMEIIREVADRAGFEIDLNTMDFNGIIPALQTGNVDIAIAGITITEEREEIVDFSDPYYDSGLRILVRESNGDVSEFDDLEGKKIGTKIGSTSYDYLVKNLEADDGVTPYPGSSDMYMALMSRSIDAVFYDAPNVGYFARTKGEGKVKTVGPLYEGQQYGIALKSGSEWVDDVNEALAAMKEDGTYKTIYEKWFGPMPEDM comes from the coding sequence ATGAGCACGAAGTGGCTAAAGACCGTAAGCGCCAGCCTGGCACTCACCGTTGCCGCAGGAACCGTCAGCGCAGAGACCCTGCGCGTCGTCACTGACCCCAGTTTCGTTCCGTTTGAAATGATGGATCAGGAAACCGGCGAGATGATCGGTTTTGACATGGAAATCATCCGCGAGGTGGCCGACCGTGCCGGTTTCGAGATTGATCTGAACACCATGGATTTCAACGGCATCATCCCGGCCCTGCAAACCGGTAACGTCGACATTGCCATTGCCGGCATCACCATTACCGAAGAACGTGAAGAAATCGTCGACTTCTCAGACCCGTACTACGATTCCGGCCTGCGCATTCTTGTTCGCGAGAGCAACGGCGATGTCAGCGAATTCGACGACCTCGAAGGCAAGAAAATCGGCACCAAGATCGGCAGCACCAGTTACGACTACCTGGTCAAGAATCTGGAAGCCGATGACGGCGTAACCCCCTACCCGGGCAGCTCGGACATGTACATGGCGCTGATGTCCCGCTCCATTGATGCTGTCTTCTACGATGCGCCGAACGTTGGCTACTTCGCCCGCACCAAAGGTGAAGGCAAGGTGAAAACCGTTGGCCCGCTGTATGAAGGCCAGCAGTATGGTATCGCCCTGAAGAGTGGCAGTGAGTGGGTTGATGACGTTAACGAGGCCCTGGCCGCCATGAAAGAAGATGGTACCTACAAGACCATCTACGAGAAGTGGTTTGGCCCCATGCCCGAAGACATGTAA
- a CDS encoding amino acid ABC transporter permease, whose protein sequence is MEFQFQFDWQAAIDSIPFLIKGIPYTLLISFGGLLIGFALGIVFGLLSINKKWFLRWPATAYIEIFRGTPILVQVLFIFYGLPDLIGGPIDPLTAGIAAIALNSGAYISEVVRGGVQSIDKGQTEAGLSLGLSRTQTFWSVVWPQAFRRMIPPLGNQAIVSIKDTSLFSVIGVGELVRQGQIYIANTFTAFEVYFVVAILYLAITLSLSLILRFVERRGLASV, encoded by the coding sequence GTGGAATTCCAGTTTCAGTTCGACTGGCAGGCAGCCATCGACTCCATCCCTTTTCTGATCAAAGGGATCCCCTACACCCTGCTGATTTCTTTTGGCGGTCTTCTGATCGGTTTTGCTCTGGGCATTGTCTTTGGCCTGCTGAGCATCAACAAGAAGTGGTTCCTGCGGTGGCCGGCAACCGCCTACATTGAAATCTTTCGCGGCACGCCGATTCTGGTTCAGGTGCTGTTCATCTTCTACGGTCTGCCCGACCTTATCGGCGGCCCGATTGATCCCCTGACGGCCGGCATCGCGGCCATCGCCCTGAACTCCGGCGCCTATATATCCGAGGTGGTCCGTGGTGGCGTTCAGTCCATCGACAAGGGCCAGACCGAAGCCGGGCTTTCCCTGGGCCTGTCCCGCACCCAGACCTTCTGGTCTGTGGTCTGGCCGCAGGCGTTCCGCCGGATGATTCCGCCGCTGGGCAACCAGGCCATCGTCAGCATCAAGGACACGTCACTGTTCTCGGTGATTGGCGTGGGTGAGCTGGTTCGCCAGGGTCAGATCTATATTGCCAACACCTTTACCGCGTTTGAGGTGTACTTTGTGGTCGCGATCCTCTACCTGGCCATTACCCTCTCATTGTCACTGATTCTCCGCTTCGTTGAGCGGCGCGGTCTGGCTTCTGTCTGA
- a CDS encoding 16S rRNA (uracil(1498)-N(3))-methyltransferase, protein MRIPRIYTDSALTEGGTAALDDNAAQHVGRVLRMQPGQDLLLFNGDGNDYPATITSASKKNVEVQVGTPQANATESPLEIVLGQTLSKGDRMDYAVQKAVEMGVTRIVPLTTERCDVKLKGDREDKRLRHWQSVAISAAEQCGRARVPEILPVMTVSEWLEHSRDCEVRLVLHHRTEHALKSIIPPGRVALMIGPEGGLSPEEIARAEKEGFLPVALGPRVLRTETAPVAAMALCQWLWGDIGS, encoded by the coding sequence ATGCGTATACCCCGCATCTACACCGATTCCGCCCTCACGGAGGGCGGCACCGCAGCACTTGATGACAACGCGGCGCAACACGTCGGGCGGGTATTGCGCATGCAACCGGGGCAGGATCTGCTGCTTTTCAACGGCGATGGCAACGACTACCCCGCTACCATCACCAGCGCCAGCAAGAAGAACGTGGAAGTCCAGGTGGGCACTCCACAGGCCAACGCCACAGAATCCCCCCTCGAAATCGTCCTCGGCCAGACTCTCTCCAAGGGCGACCGCATGGACTACGCGGTGCAGAAAGCCGTGGAAATGGGTGTTACCCGTATCGTGCCGCTGACCACCGAACGATGCGACGTAAAACTGAAGGGCGACCGGGAAGACAAACGCCTGCGCCACTGGCAATCCGTTGCCATCAGCGCCGCCGAACAGTGCGGGCGCGCCCGGGTACCGGAGATACTGCCGGTGATGACGGTTTCCGAGTGGCTGGAACACAGCCGCGATTGCGAAGTCCGCCTTGTATTGCATCACCGCACCGAGCACGCTCTGAAGTCCATTATTCCCCCGGGGCGAGTTGCGCTGATGATCGGCCCGGAAGGCGGCCTTTCGCCCGAGGAAATTGCCCGGGCGGAAAAAGAGGGCTTTCTGCCGGTAGCCCTTGGCCCCCGGGTGCTGCGCACCGAAACCGCACCGGTTGCGGCCATGGCGCTTTGCCAATGGCTGTGGGGTGATATCGGCAGCTGA
- a CDS encoding HDOD domain-containing protein, giving the protein MPGFLSWISGLFTTKQPAPPASEARLFNPSPQIPPNETPDTGPELAQQLEEHLFCWLLDAEPAALRADLSSYDEVLAELDQRLSKNKMEELPRQPMSLPMLMRALSDESTDRHRLTEIILGDPSLTDQLLQIANSPYFRTSDHAIESVDQAVFILGVDGIRNVISAAVMRPMMAARNSREALFGQRVWRWGLTCARSAELIARTQGEDTSAHFMVGLLPSLGYITIRRELQRICRSLSASGEPEPALIRHALARYQWATCQLLANEWNLPPKYHAYLLAAERPAPRQKHTPLTDGMVIGTREVLRHAHQRNLAEEQLPKLVRLTPDQISNVRNAVQKMLREGGRSTVRS; this is encoded by the coding sequence ATGCCAGGTTTTCTCTCCTGGATTTCAGGATTATTCACCACTAAACAACCTGCACCGCCAGCTTCAGAGGCGAGGCTGTTCAATCCATCCCCGCAGATCCCGCCCAACGAAACCCCGGACACAGGCCCTGAACTGGCCCAACAGTTGGAGGAGCACCTGTTCTGCTGGCTACTGGACGCCGAACCCGCGGCTTTGCGGGCTGATCTTTCGTCTTACGACGAGGTGCTGGCGGAACTCGATCAGCGCCTGTCCAAGAACAAAATGGAAGAACTTCCACGGCAACCCATGAGTCTGCCCATGCTCATGCGGGCTCTCTCTGATGAATCGACCGACCGCCACCGGCTGACAGAGATCATTCTTGGAGATCCGTCGCTGACCGATCAATTGTTGCAGATTGCCAACAGTCCCTACTTCCGCACCAGCGACCATGCCATTGAGTCGGTGGACCAGGCGGTGTTCATACTCGGGGTGGATGGCATCAGGAACGTTATTTCCGCCGCGGTAATGCGCCCCATGATGGCCGCGAGGAACAGCCGAGAAGCGCTTTTCGGGCAACGCGTCTGGCGCTGGGGCCTGACCTGCGCACGATCGGCGGAATTGATTGCGAGGACTCAGGGAGAAGACACTAGCGCACACTTCATGGTGGGTTTGCTGCCTTCACTTGGCTACATCACCATCCGCCGGGAACTGCAACGCATCTGCCGGTCACTTTCTGCATCCGGAGAACCGGAGCCTGCACTTATCCGCCACGCACTGGCGAGGTACCAGTGGGCCACCTGCCAGTTACTGGCGAACGAATGGAACCTTCCCCCCAAGTATCACGCCTACCTTCTGGCGGCCGAACGACCGGCGCCAAGACAGAAGCATACGCCCCTGACCGATGGCATGGTCATTGGTACCAGGGAGGTACTCAGGCACGCGCACCAGCGGAATCTTGCCGAAGAGCAGTTGCCAAAACTGGTACGTTTAACCCCGGACCAAATCAGCAACGTCCGCAACGCGGTGCAGAAGATGCTCCGGGAAGGCGGTCGATCAACGGTCAGGAGCTGA
- the ahcY gene encoding adenosylhomocysteinase, whose translation MSTPAEKLNSFDDYKVRDISLAGWGRKEINIAEGEMPALIKLREKYKAEQPLKGANIMGCIHMTIQTAVLIETLVELGANVRWSSCNIFSTQDQAAAAIAAQGIPVFAWKGETDEEYDWCLERTVGADVEGWEPNMILDDGGDLTALLHEKYPEILAKCHGVTEETTTGVHRLQEMLREGTLKVPAINVNDAVTKSKNDNKYGCRHSLNDAIKRATDHLLSGKKALVIGYGDVGKGSAASLRQEGMIVKVTEADPICAMQACMDGFEVVSPYIDGVNTGTEAGVDRDLLQNTDLLVTTTGNMNVCDAHMLKALKSGAVVCNIGHFDNEIDTAYMRKNWEWDEVKPQVHVVYRDKATNDHLILLSEGRLVNLGNATGHPSRIMDGSFANQVLAQMYLFERKFADLPEDAREKGVYVQVLPKHLDEEVARAMVEGFGGVITKMTPEQAKYIGVPVEGPYKPESYKY comes from the coding sequence ATGAGCACTCCCGCAGAAAAACTGAACAGCTTTGACGACTACAAGGTTCGCGATATTTCCCTGGCCGGCTGGGGCCGGAAGGAAATCAACATCGCCGAAGGCGAAATGCCGGCCCTGATCAAGCTCCGTGAGAAGTACAAAGCCGAGCAGCCGCTGAAAGGCGCCAACATCATGGGCTGTATCCACATGACCATACAGACCGCCGTGCTGATCGAGACCCTGGTGGAACTGGGCGCCAACGTGCGCTGGTCTTCATGCAACATCTTCTCAACCCAGGATCAAGCTGCTGCGGCCATCGCGGCGCAGGGCATTCCTGTATTTGCCTGGAAAGGCGAGACCGACGAAGAGTACGACTGGTGCCTCGAGCGCACCGTGGGTGCCGACGTCGAGGGCTGGGAGCCGAATATGATCCTGGACGACGGCGGCGACCTGACTGCCCTGCTCCACGAAAAATACCCGGAGATTCTGGCCAAGTGCCACGGCGTGACCGAAGAGACCACCACCGGCGTGCATCGCCTGCAGGAAATGCTGCGCGAAGGCACCCTGAAGGTTCCGGCCATCAACGTGAACGACGCGGTCACCAAGTCCAAGAACGACAACAAGTACGGTTGTCGCCACAGCCTGAACGACGCCATCAAGCGCGCGACCGATCACCTGCTTTCCGGCAAGAAAGCCCTTGTCATCGGTTACGGCGACGTGGGCAAGGGCTCTGCCGCCTCTCTTCGTCAGGAAGGCATGATCGTGAAAGTCACCGAAGCCGATCCGATCTGCGCCATGCAGGCGTGCATGGACGGTTTTGAAGTGGTGTCCCCTTACATCGACGGCGTTAACACCGGCACCGAAGCGGGCGTGGACCGTGATCTGCTGCAGAACACCGATCTGCTGGTCACCACCACCGGCAACATGAATGTGTGCGATGCACACATGCTCAAGGCGCTGAAGAGCGGAGCCGTAGTGTGCAACATCGGCCACTTCGATAACGAGATCGATACCGCCTACATGCGCAAGAACTGGGAATGGGACGAGGTGAAGCCGCAGGTGCACGTTGTGTACCGCGACAAGGCCACCAACGACCACCTGATCCTGCTCTCCGAAGGCCGCCTGGTAAACCTGGGTAACGCCACTGGTCACCCGTCACGAATCATGGATGGCTCCTTCGCCAACCAGGTTCTGGCCCAAATGTACCTGTTCGAGCGCAAGTTCGCCGACCTGCCGGAAGATGCCCGTGAGAAAGGCGTATATGTTCAGGTTCTGCCCAAGCACCTGGACGAGGAAGTGGCCCGGGCCATGGTGGAAGGCTTTGGTGGAGTGATCACCAAGATGACGCCGGAGCAGGCCAAATACATCGGTGTACCGGTCGAAGGCCCGTACAAGCCAGAAAGCTACAAGTACTGA
- a CDS encoding DUF445 domain-containing protein, whose amino-acid sequence MTSLLSTQEFWQYLSIPVIAALIGWTTNWLAIKMTFYPLEFIGKPPLLGWQGIIPSKARKMAAISVDATISKIGTVREIFQQIDPKVLATHIVHYVEPRIEEYVDEMMLKEYPTFWENLPASARKMVYDRVRKSTPQLVDNLVEDVSDNIEDLLDIKGMVIDRLASDKELLNRIFIECGEVEFRFIINSGLYFGFLFGLIQMAVWYVYPSWWVLPFFGLLVGWATNWIALNVIFRPLHAKKVGPFRIQGLFLKRQPAVAESFCHIVTHEILTVGNIINAILDGPKGDRARNMVKKHIKPLVDETAGMGKALTQMAFGPTGFATLKNKVGEKAIEISQTSFNNPVFEKDRARAVESIMVERMIALSSEEFQDLLRPCFQEDEIKLILVGAFLGFGAGICQLVFVFGESFL is encoded by the coding sequence ATGACAAGCCTGCTAAGCACCCAAGAATTCTGGCAATACCTCAGTATCCCGGTTATTGCCGCCCTGATCGGCTGGACCACCAACTGGCTGGCCATCAAAATGACTTTCTATCCCCTGGAATTCATTGGCAAACCACCGCTGCTCGGCTGGCAGGGCATCATCCCCTCGAAGGCCCGGAAAATGGCCGCTATCAGTGTCGACGCCACCATCTCGAAGATCGGCACCGTTCGGGAAATCTTCCAGCAGATTGACCCCAAGGTTCTGGCCACCCATATCGTTCACTATGTCGAACCCCGCATCGAGGAGTACGTGGACGAAATGATGCTCAAGGAATACCCCACCTTCTGGGAAAACCTGCCCGCCTCTGCCCGGAAGATGGTTTACGACCGCGTCCGCAAATCAACGCCTCAGCTGGTGGACAACCTGGTTGAGGACGTCTCCGATAACATCGAAGACCTGCTGGATATCAAAGGCATGGTCATTGACCGCCTGGCCAGCGACAAGGAATTGCTGAACCGGATCTTTATTGAATGTGGTGAGGTGGAATTCCGGTTCATCATCAACTCGGGGCTCTACTTCGGCTTCCTGTTCGGCCTGATCCAGATGGCGGTCTGGTATGTCTACCCGAGCTGGTGGGTACTGCCCTTCTTCGGCCTGCTGGTGGGCTGGGCGACCAACTGGATTGCCCTGAACGTTATTTTCCGGCCGCTGCACGCCAAAAAAGTCGGGCCATTCCGCATTCAGGGCCTGTTCCTGAAGCGCCAGCCGGCCGTGGCAGAATCCTTCTGCCACATCGTGACCCACGAGATTCTTACCGTCGGCAACATCATTAACGCCATTCTCGATGGGCCCAAGGGTGATCGCGCCCGCAACATGGTCAAGAAGCACATCAAACCGCTGGTGGATGAAACCGCCGGCATGGGCAAGGCGCTGACCCAGATGGCCTTCGGCCCCACCGGCTTTGCCACCCTCAAGAACAAGGTGGGCGAAAAAGCCATCGAAATATCGCAGACATCGTTCAACAACCCGGTGTTCGAGAAGGACCGGGCCCGGGCGGTGGAATCGATCATGGTCGAGCGGATGATCGCCCTGTCTTCTGAAGAATTCCAGGACCTTCTCCGGCCCTGTTTCCAGGAGGACGAAATCAAACTGATACTTGTGGGCGCTTTCCTGGGCTTTGGCGCTGGCATCTGCCAACTGGTGTTCGTGTTCGGGGAATCGTTCCTGTAA
- a CDS encoding adenosylmethionine--8-amino-7-oxononanoate transaminase: MRNADLVTRGLKSVWHPCTQMKDHEGAVPLVPIKRGEGVWLEDFEGNRFIDAVSSWWVNLFGHANPRINAAIQKQIGELEHVILAGFTHEPVVNLSERLIEVTPPGLNKVFYADNGSSAIEAALKMSFHYWKNHGKPGKKNFVNLSNSYHGETLGALALGDVSLYKDTYQPLLMEVLTAPSPDAFNKEPGETDEAYALRQFEAMDKLLAEKHDEICAVVVEPLIQCAGGMRMHHPIYHTKLREACDRYGVHLIADEIAVGFGRTGTLFACEQSGITPDFMCLSKGLTAGYLPLSVVLTTDDVYNAFYDDYETLKAFLHSHSYTGNPIGCAVALATLDIFRDDNVIESNHRLSACMAESVAHLVDHPNVGDIRQHGMTLAVEMVKDKASKTPFPWQERRGIRVYQHALTRQALLRPLGNVVYFMPPYVITEEQIRHLGQVATEGIEIAVRD; this comes from the coding sequence ATGCGCAATGCTGACCTCGTCACCCGTGGCCTCAAGTCCGTGTGGCACCCCTGCACCCAGATGAAAGACCACGAAGGCGCCGTGCCCCTGGTGCCCATCAAGCGGGGTGAAGGTGTCTGGCTGGAAGATTTTGAAGGCAATCGCTTTATCGATGCCGTCAGCTCGTGGTGGGTCAATCTGTTTGGCCACGCCAATCCGAGAATCAACGCGGCGATCCAGAAGCAGATTGGCGAACTTGAGCACGTTATCCTTGCCGGTTTTACCCACGAGCCGGTCGTCAATCTGTCCGAGCGTCTTATCGAAGTTACTCCACCGGGCCTGAATAAGGTCTTTTACGCCGACAACGGCTCCTCGGCCATCGAAGCCGCCCTGAAGATGAGCTTCCACTACTGGAAGAACCATGGCAAACCGGGCAAGAAAAACTTTGTGAACCTGAGCAACAGCTACCACGGTGAAACCCTTGGCGCTCTGGCCCTCGGCGATGTGTCGCTCTACAAGGACACCTACCAGCCATTGCTGATGGAGGTACTGACAGCCCCTTCCCCAGACGCCTTCAACAAAGAGCCGGGTGAGACCGATGAGGCCTACGCACTGCGCCAGTTTGAAGCCATGGACAAGCTCCTCGCCGAAAAGCACGACGAAATCTGCGCCGTGGTGGTGGAGCCGCTGATCCAGTGTGCCGGCGGCATGCGAATGCATCACCCCATCTACCACACCAAACTTCGGGAAGCCTGCGACCGCTATGGCGTGCACCTGATTGCGGATGAGATCGCCGTTGGTTTTGGCCGTACCGGCACCCTGTTTGCCTGTGAACAGTCCGGCATCACTCCGGATTTCATGTGCCTGTCCAAAGGACTTACCGCCGGCTACCTGCCACTGTCCGTGGTATTGACCACCGATGATGTCTATAACGCCTTCTACGACGACTACGAAACCCTGAAGGCCTTCCTCCACAGCCACAGCTATACCGGCAACCCCATTGGTTGCGCCGTGGCGTTGGCGACCCTGGACATCTTCCGTGATGACAATGTCATCGAGAGCAACCACCGGCTATCTGCCTGCATGGCCGAATCCGTCGCCCATCTTGTGGACCACCCCAATGTCGGCGACATCCGCCAGCATGGCATGACCCTAGCGGTGGAAATGGTGAAAGATAAAGCCTCGAAAACGCCCTTCCCCTGGCAGGAACGCCGTGGCATTCGTGTTTACCAGCATGCATTGACTCGCCAGGCCTTGCTTCGCCCCCTGGGTAATGTGGTTTACTTCATGCCGCCTTACGTGATCACCGAAGAACAGATCCGCCATCTGGGCCAGGTTGCAACGGAAGGCATTGAGATCGCAGTTCGCGACTGA
- a CDS encoding YihY/virulence factor BrkB family protein yields MASIQMRERLQAAESWILSNSNPPQSWPWTWLYKVGRTAYAMARDVVSGQLTLHAMSLVYTTLLSIVPLLALSFSVLKALGVHQRMEPFLFQFFEPLGPQGIQLAEQILGFVDNMKVGVLGSVGLALLVYTVVSLLQKIERSFNMIWRVPDMRSMAQRFSNYLSVIMVGPLLMVSAIGVSATIFSSTIVQKLIEIEPFGSVILVASRFTPFFLVVGAFTFVYVFMPNTRVKLRYAAIGGLVAGVSWQAGGMLFASFVAGSAKYAAIYSSFAIGIILLIWIYLNWMILLLGASLAFYLQNPGSVAKRRQVQLAPELQENVALATMWLVAKPFSEGEPAPQQEVLEHQLRVPGEVTRALSDKLIRAGLLSLAGSQGDRLVPGRALDLITVGEVLRAVRHDEDRIVDRLPKVIPAELLGSRKVEETRTFAELLRADDHQERAGSLAEPVPVSAPDR; encoded by the coding sequence GTGGCTTCCATTCAGATGAGAGAAAGACTCCAGGCTGCTGAAAGCTGGATTCTGTCCAACTCGAACCCTCCCCAGAGTTGGCCCTGGACCTGGTTGTACAAGGTCGGACGCACGGCGTACGCCATGGCCCGGGACGTAGTCAGCGGGCAGCTCACACTTCATGCCATGAGCCTGGTCTACACCACGCTGCTGAGTATCGTGCCGCTTCTTGCCTTGAGCTTTTCGGTTCTCAAGGCGCTGGGTGTGCATCAGCGGATGGAACCATTCCTGTTCCAGTTCTTTGAGCCGCTGGGGCCCCAGGGGATACAACTCGCCGAGCAGATCCTCGGGTTCGTGGATAACATGAAGGTTGGGGTGCTCGGCTCTGTCGGCCTGGCGTTGCTGGTCTACACGGTGGTGTCCCTGCTTCAGAAAATCGAACGCTCCTTCAACATGATCTGGCGCGTGCCGGACATGCGCTCCATGGCACAGCGCTTCAGCAACTACCTGAGCGTCATCATGGTGGGACCGTTGCTGATGGTTTCAGCTATTGGTGTGAGCGCGACCATTTTCTCCTCAACCATTGTCCAGAAGCTGATTGAAATCGAGCCGTTCGGTTCGGTGATTCTGGTTGCCAGCCGCTTTACGCCGTTTTTTCTGGTGGTTGGCGCGTTCACCTTTGTTTACGTGTTCATGCCCAACACCCGGGTCAAGTTGCGGTATGCCGCCATCGGCGGTCTCGTGGCCGGGGTTTCCTGGCAAGCTGGCGGTATGCTGTTTGCCTCCTTTGTGGCGGGTTCGGCCAAGTACGCCGCAATCTATTCCAGTTTCGCCATCGGCATCATCCTGCTGATCTGGATCTACTTGAACTGGATGATCCTGCTACTCGGTGCCAGCCTGGCGTTTTATCTGCAGAATCCCGGGTCAGTGGCCAAGCGGCGCCAGGTACAATTGGCACCGGAGCTCCAGGAGAATGTGGCGCTCGCGACTATGTGGCTGGTGGCCAAACCGTTCAGTGAGGGGGAGCCGGCGCCTCAGCAGGAAGTATTGGAGCACCAGTTGAGAGTGCCGGGTGAGGTGACCCGTGCGCTCAGTGACAAGTTGATCCGGGCGGGTTTGCTCAGCCTGGCCGGAAGCCAGGGCGATAGACTTGTGCCCGGACGGGCACTGGATCTTATTACCGTGGGTGAGGTACTCAGGGCTGTTCGCCACGACGAGGACCGGATAGTTGACCGGCTGCCAAAGGTCATTCCGGCTGAATTGCTGGGTTCGCGAAAGGTGGAGGAGACGCGAACATTCGCCGAGTTGTTGCGAGCTGATGATCATCAGGAGAGGGCCGGATCATTGGCCGAACCTGTGCCTGTGTCAGCTCCTGACCGTTGA
- a CDS encoding type VI secretion system PAAR protein produces MSKAIVLLGDLGSDHEGFPPTPVIAGSPDVLIDGKPVARVGDPLAAHSKPKHPPHPRTITGGSSTVLINGRPAAVTGGSISCGGVTIGSGTVVIGD; encoded by the coding sequence ATGAGTAAAGCGATTGTTCTGCTCGGAGACCTCGGCTCCGATCACGAAGGTTTCCCGCCCACCCCGGTGATTGCCGGTTCCCCAGATGTACTGATTGATGGCAAGCCCGTTGCCCGGGTGGGCGATCCGCTGGCAGCCCACTCCAAACCCAAGCATCCGCCCCATCCGCGGACCATCACAGGAGGTTCGTCGACTGTCCTGATCAATGGCAGGCCGGCAGCGGTGACAGGCGGTTCGATTTCATGTGGTGGGGTGACTATTGGGTCGGGAACTGTGGTGATTGGTGATTGA
- the metF gene encoding methylenetetrahydrofolate reductase [NAD(P)H], with amino-acid sequence MQSQKQFKRRFSFEFFPPKTDQGKEKLQNVRNQLAEVNPDFFSVTFGAGGSTRDRTIETVLNLHSQGISTAPHLSCVGGTRQEIGELLDLYKEHGINRIVALRGDMPSGMGAAGELRYANELVEFIREHSGDTFNLEVAAYPEFHPQARNAEEDLKNFARKVQAGANSAITQYFFNADSYFYFIDRLEKMGVTIPVVPGIMPIVNFSNLVRFSDMCGAEIPRWIRKQLEAYGDDSDSIRKFGEEVVTEMCEKLLKAGAPGLHFYTLNQVEPSISIWKNLGISEREKIAF; translated from the coding sequence ATGCAATCCCAGAAACAGTTCAAGCGCCGTTTCAGCTTTGAGTTTTTCCCGCCCAAGACCGACCAGGGCAAGGAAAAGCTGCAGAACGTGCGCAACCAGCTGGCCGAGGTGAATCCCGACTTTTTCTCGGTCACCTTCGGCGCCGGTGGTTCCACCCGGGACCGCACCATCGAGACCGTGCTCAACCTGCATAGCCAGGGCATTTCCACGGCTCCGCACCTTTCCTGCGTCGGGGGCACCCGCCAGGAAATCGGCGAGCTGCTGGATCTTTACAAGGAGCATGGAATCAACCGGATTGTCGCCCTGCGGGGCGACATGCCATCCGGTATGGGGGCCGCCGGTGAGCTTCGCTACGCCAACGAGCTGGTGGAATTCATCCGCGAGCACAGCGGTGACACCTTCAACCTGGAAGTGGCGGCGTACCCTGAGTTTCATCCCCAGGCACGCAACGCCGAAGAAGATCTGAAGAACTTTGCCCGCAAGGTTCAGGCCGGTGCGAACAGCGCTATCACCCAGTACTTCTTCAACGCAGACAGTTACTTCTATTTTATCGACCGTCTGGAGAAGATGGGCGTTACCATTCCGGTGGTGCCGGGCATCATGCCCATCGTCAATTTCTCCAACCTGGTTCGCTTCTCCGACATGTGCGGCGCGGAAATTCCCCGCTGGATTCGCAAGCAGCTTGAGGCCTACGGCGACGACAGCGATTCCATCCGCAAATTCGGTGAGGAAGTGGTCACCGAGATGTGCGAAAAGCTGTTGAAGGCCGGCGCGCCGGGCTTGCATTTCTATACCCTGAACCAGGTGGAACCCAGCATCAGCATCTGGAAGAACCTGGGCATCAGTGAGCGGGAGAAGATTGCTTTCTGA
- a CDS encoding amino acid ABC transporter ATP-binding protein — translation MTQIVKMKGMNKYFGKLHVLKDIDLTVEKGEVVVIIGASGSGKSTLIRCVNGLEEFESGTLEVDGHPLAPKSGNPKSLAEIRKEVGMVFQQFNLFPHLTVKKNIMLAPQKVKSTSQTVANATAERLLNRVGIGNQADKYPSQLSGGQQQRVAIARALAMEPRLMLFDEPTSALDPEMIGEVLDVMRELAKEGMTMMVVTHEMGFAREVADRVIYIHEGQIVEQGKPDDVFDNPQNERTQAFLSRVLAH, via the coding sequence ATGACTCAGATTGTAAAAATGAAGGGCATGAACAAGTACTTCGGCAAACTGCATGTCCTGAAAGATATTGATCTTACTGTCGAAAAAGGCGAAGTGGTGGTAATCATCGGTGCCAGTGGCTCCGGTAAATCCACCCTGATCCGCTGTGTAAACGGTCTTGAAGAGTTCGAGTCCGGCACCCTGGAGGTGGATGGCCACCCGCTGGCGCCCAAGAGCGGCAACCCGAAATCCCTCGCGGAAATCCGCAAGGAAGTGGGCATGGTATTCCAGCAGTTCAACCTGTTCCCGCACCTCACGGTCAAGAAGAACATCATGCTGGCACCCCAGAAGGTGAAGAGCACGTCTCAAACCGTAGCCAACGCGACCGCCGAACGACTGCTGAACAGGGTGGGCATTGGCAACCAGGCCGACAAATACCCAAGCCAGCTGTCCGGCGGCCAGCAGCAGCGGGTCGCGATCGCCCGGGCCCTGGCCATGGAACCGCGCCTGATGCTGTTCGACGAGCCAACCTCAGCACTGGACCCGGAAATGATCGGCGAAGTGCTGGACGTTATGCGCGAGCTGGCCAAGGAAGGCATGACCATGATGGTCGTGACTCACGAGATGGGCTTCGCCCGTGAAGTAGCCGACCGTGTGATCTACATTCACGAAGGCCAGATTGTGGAACAGGGCAAACCAGACGATGTGTTCGACAACCCGCAGAATGAGCGCACGCAGGCGTTTCTTTCTCGGGTTCTTGCGCACTGA